ATTTTGTCCTTAAAATGTTAGCTGGAATACTGAAGAAATCGAGAAAATCTGGATAAAGCCAGTATTTTTAGCTCCTTAACCCTATAAATCAAGCTAAAATCAATGATTACTCGTCAAGAACTTAAGAAACTACAATCCTTAACTCAAATACCCGCCCTTTCCATTCTCTTACCTACCCATCGCACCTCACCGGATAACAAACAAGACCCTATTCTCGTTAAAAATTTGGTCGATGAAGCAAAGCGCCGATTATCGGCAGAATTCTCTAAACGTGAAATCGAACCTTTGTTCGAGCGCCTCGATAGTCTAGTGGCTGAAATAGATTATCCTTATACTCTAGATGGATTAGCTCTCTATATTGGTCCGGATATTGCCAAGCTTTATAACTTGCCTTTTTCTGTCCAGGCAAGAGTTGTCATCGATAAAACCTTTGCCACACGGGATTTAGTTTATGGATTACATCGAGAACAACCCTATTGGCTGTTACTATTAAGTCAGGGTTCTACTCGTTTAATCTCAGCTACAGGAGAAACTCTCGAAGAAATTCGCGATCAGAATTTTCCCTTAGAAATGACCGGACCGGGGGCCACTGCACCACTGCCCTTTGATGCCGATACCAGTTATCTAGATGATAGAATCCGGCGATTTTTCCAACAGGTAGATAATGCTCTGGGTGAATACATTGACATTGATGATTCTTCCCCTTTGATTGTGGGTGGAGTGGTTCGTCAAATTTCCTTCTTTCAAGAAGTTTCACAGTACACATCAGCAATTGTTGGCACTTTAACGGGCAATTTTGACAAAACCTCACTGCCAGAATTAATTCCGCAAGTATTGCCGATTATGCATTCAGTGCGTCAGACTCAAAAAACTGAAGCCCTGCAAGCTTTGGATGCGGCAGTCAGCGCTCAAAAAGTTATCTCTACCCTGGGAGAAGTGTGGCGTTTAGCGCAGGAAGGTCGAGGAAAATTGTTATTAGTGGAGAAAAATTACCATGTACCCGCAGTTTTAAGCGAAAACGGTGATTTGATACTAGTGGAAAACGTCGGTGGTACGGAGGTAATCGATGATGCAGTGGATGAAATTATCGAAGCGGTATTGGCCAAGGGAGGACGTGTAGCTTTAGTCGAGGAGGATTCCTTGAACGATTACCAAAAAATCGCCTTGATTTTACGTTATTAGACCTAACACTCCGTTTCACAGGCCCCAATACTAACCCATTGACTAGAACCATCAGACCAGTATTCTTTTTTCCAGATGGGGGCATTATGCTTGAGAGTATCAATAGCATAACGACAGGCTGCGAAAGCTTCCCCCCGATGGGGACAACCCACAGCTACTAAGACACTAATGTCCCCGATTTGTAGCTTACCGGTGCGATGGTGAATGACAACTCGATTGGTATCCGGCCAGGTTTGCCGAATTTGCCCGGCAATTTGCCGGAAAACCTCGATTGCCATGGGTTCGTAGGCCTGATAATCAAGATAAATAACCGGTTTACCGTCGGTTTGCTCCCGTACAGTGCCACTCATTAGTACAATAGCACCATTAGCCCCATCATCGGCTAATTGATATACTTCCTGCAAAGATAAGGGAGCAAAACTGATGCGAAAACTATTTGGTGTCATGGATGCTTTTTTCAGTGATCAGTAAACAGTAAACAGTAATCAGTAAATAGTAATCAGTAAATAGTAAATAGTAATCAGTGAAGTGAAAAGACGAAAAGACAGCACTGTTAATGCCATTTAATACTCCTCACTTGATACCGCTCACTGAAAACTCAAATCTGATAACTGATCACTGATAACTGATAACTGATTCAAGGCTGACAGCTATATTAATCCACGGTGCGACGAATTTGAAGACAACACCATTCTTGACGTTTCCACAGGGCAGCCACTGTCCAGTCGTGGCGTTCTAAAATATCGTTAACTGTTTGTGCTTGGGTGACAAGGATGCCGCTTAAAATTCCCCAAGTGCTGGGTTTTGCCAGACGGGTGATTTCGGGCATTAAAGCGATAATTGTCTCGGCTAAAATATTACAAACAATGCCATCGACACCATCGGGAATTAATTCTAATAACTCCTCGACACTACCCCGATTAATAGCTAAATTTTCGGGGTTAATTCGGTTGAGATAGCGATTACTGCGCGTCGCATTCACCGCCAGCGGATCTGTATCGACAGCATAAACTTTTTTGGCCCCCAATAAAATCGCTCCGATCGCCAGTATGCCAGAACCACAACCGATATCGGCGATAATTTTATTCTCTGGATTGCTACTTAAACGCATTTCTAGGGATTCTAGACATAATTGCGTGGTGGGATGCGTTCCCGTGCCAAAAGCGGAACCGGGGTCAATTTTAATCACCAATCTCTGGTTATTTTCGGGGGGATTTAACCAAGCAGGACAGATCAAAAAGCGATCGCCGATCTCGCTAATTTGCCAATGTTGTTTCCAACTGCTGGCCCAGTCTTCCTCGTCCATTAACTGCCAATGGCTGACAGGTTCGGGAAAACCTAAAATCAAAGCATCCTGCTTTAACCAGAGGCTTAGTGCCTCTAAATCGGGCAATTGCGCTTTAATTTCTGGTATATAGGCCTTAATCTCTAAAGAGGATTGTTTTTTAGCAGTGGCCGTTCCCGAACAGCCAAAATTTTCCAGTCTCCAGAAAACCGTTTCTTCGAGACTAGGTTCGCACAAAACCGTAATTTCCCACCAACTATTAGACATATATCAGTTATCAGTGATTAGGGATCAGTTATCAGATTTGGGTTTTCAGTCAACAGTATTAAGTGGCAAGTGCGGAGCTTTCTTTTCACTGATTACTGATTAAGCTAAGACGCATTTAAACCGCTTATTCTTAGATTAGCCCCCCTTGCCCCCCGACCCCCCCGATGTCGGTAGTAGGGTTGATTCATGAATCAACCCTACCTTGAATCAACCCTAGGGGGGTGGGGGGTTGCCTCTTGCCTTCAGAAGCTGATAACTGATTTAATCTAGAGTTTCACTGTGTAAGCATCACGGATACCGGGGACTTTAGTAATTTCCGAGAGAAGACCTTCCGGTAGAGGATCATCGAGACTCAGGGCCATAACCGCATCACCGCGAATAATTTTGCGTCCTACCTGCATACTGGCGATATTGACATTAAAACTGCCTAAAAGTGCGCCAATTTTGCCGATAATACCGGGCATATCCTGGTGAAGGGTAAATAACATATGATTACTCGGTGGCACGTTAATTGGGAACTCATCGAGGTCAGTAATGCGGATTTCTCCGTTACTTAATAGCGCCCCAGTGACGGAATGGGTCCCCATGGAACCATTAGCTTCCAAATGAATCGATCCCGAATAGTCGCGGGTGGAAGCATCCCGGGTTTCGATTACCCGGATACCCCGTTCCTTAGCTTCGATCGCCGCATTAACATAGTTTACCCGTTCCCGGAGGGCTTGGGAAAGTAAACCCTTAATGGCCGCCACCACCAGAGGTTGACTGTCTTTAGTGGCCAATTCTCCCTGTAAACGGACATTTAACGAGTCACAGCGACCTCCTGCCAACTGACTGACGAGATTACCCATAGTTTCCGCTAATTGCAGGTAAGGGCGCAGTTTTTCCATAACATCGGGAGTTAGTCCGGGGATATTAACGGCTGAACGCGCTGGCAAACCGAGGAGGACATCGCGAATTTGTTCGGCCACATCAATAGCCACACCAACCTGTGCTTCCGTAGTCGATGCGCCTAGGTGGGGAGTGAGGATGACGTTAGATAATTCTCTTAATCTAGATTCGCCTAAAGGTTCCTGTTCAAATACATCCAAGGCTGCCCCGGCGATTCTACCGGATTCCAGGGCTTCAATTAAAGCCAACTCGTCGATAATGCCGCCTCTGGAACAGTTAATGATGCGAACCGTGGGTTTCATCTTAGCGATGGTTTCCCGACCGATGAGATGCTGGGTTTCGGGAGTTTTCGGGACGTGGAGAGTGATAAAATCGGACTCAGCAAAGAGTAATTCCAGATCTACCAAGGTGCAACCGAGTTGATCGGCGCGTTCTTTGGAAATAAAGGGATCGTAGGCGAGAATTTTCATGCCGAGGGATCTAGCAACGGTGGCGACGTGGGAACCAATTTTACCTAAACCGACGACTCCTAGGTTCTTTTTATAAACTTCTGTGCCGATAAAGCGATTTCTTTCCCATTTATTCGCTTTTACCGACTGATTGGCATCGGGAATATGACGGGAGAGGGATAACATCATGGCCAAGGCGTGTTCGGCAGCGGCGATCGTGTTACCTTCGGGAGAGTTAACGACAATAATACCCTGACGAGTGGCCGCGGGAACATCGATATTATCGACTCCTACCCCTGCGCGGCCGATAATTTGCAGTTTGCTGCCCGCTTCGACGATTTCCTTGGTGACGCGGGTACTGGAACGGAGCATCAGCGCGTCGTATTCGGGGATAATTTGAATGATTTCCTCGGCGGATAGTCCTGTTTTCACGTCCACTTGGGCAACCTGTGACAGAATTTCTACTCCTACCGGATCGATCGAATCGGATACCAGAACTTTGGCCATAATCTTTATAACGTGCTTTTTTCAGTCTACGGGCAAATGCTTGACCAATATTCGGGTCTAGCCGCAATAGCCTATTTTAGAAGCAAAGGGTGCAGTCTATGGCAAAATTAGCGAAAAGATTTTAGGTTGTCCTTCTCTTTGTCGTCCATGGTGTTGATGTCAGCCTCTTGCCGTTGTCACTGAGATAAGTAGTCGTGCAAAATAAATTTCCTAGTGAAGATAGGCAAGAGGCAAGAGGCAAGAGGCAAAAGCTTTATCGAAATGTGTAATTAATTTTGCTTAGGTACTTATGGCTAATTTAATCACGGTGGCGATCGAGTTTTCTGCTTCTTTTTCTAAGGCTTTTTCTAGGGCTGTCATTGCTTCTGTTTGAAAATTTCTAAGTAGCTGATTATAATTAAATTAAAAATGGATTTTAGGTTCGATCCCCCCCGCCCCCCTTGATAAGGGGGGTGCCGATAGGCGGGGGGATCCCCCTTGATAAGGGGGGTGGCAATCCCTCCTTGATCCCCCCTTGATAAGGGGGGTTTCTGATAATTTTTAACGCCTACCTACTTATGATGTTCACACAGTAAAGAAAAAGCCAAAAACCTCCGTTAAGGATAACGGAGGCTGGTTAATTAATTAACAATTTTCGGCTACAATTTCGCCCCACATTCAGGACAGAATTTGTTATTCCAACTGTTAACCGCGCCACAACTGGGACAATTGAGCATTTCACAACCCCCGGTGACAATTTTCGGTAAACCAATCATACGCGCATTACTTTGACCGGGGGCGACCATGGGATAACAATTTTCGTCTCTAGTAACGATCGCATTGACCAAAACCGGACCATCATGGGCCAACATTTCGGCAATTTTTGCGGCTAATTCCTCTCGATGGCGAATAGTAATCCCTTTAATGCCGTAAGCTTGGGCTAACAGTTCCACATCCGGCATTCCCACTTCCATATTGGAATTAGAATAACGTTCCCCATAGAAAGCTTCTTGCCATTGACGTACCATACCCTGCCAACCATTATTAATAATAATCGTCTTGGCATGAATATTAAATTGGGTTAGGGTGCCTAATTCCTGTAGATTCATTTGGAAACTGGCATCACCACTAATACAAATGACCTCCTCATCGGCAATCGCCACCTTTGCCCCCATCGCAGCGGGTAAACCGAAACCCATCGTCCCCAATCCCGCGCTAGAAATCCAACGTCGGGGTCCATTTTTGAGGAATTGGGCCGCCCACATCTGATGCTGGCCCACATCGGTGGTGTAGTAGGCGTGGGGTGCTTGACGGCCCACCTCAACGATCACTTCTTGGGGGGAAAGTCTGCCTTCCGGTCGAGGTACTTGCAGGGGATAATCTTGGCGCCAGCGATCGATCTGGGCTAACCAAGCTTGGGTGCGATCGCAATTAGTGGGATAATCAAATTCTCTGGCTTTTTGGAGTATTTGTTCTAAAACTACCCGTACATCCCCGACAATCGGCACGTCAGGGGCGCGATTTTTGCCCACTTCGGCGGGGTCGATGTCCACATGGATTACCTTAGCTTTCGAGGCGAATTCGTCCAATTTCCCCGTTACTCGGTCATCAAAACGAGCGCCGACGGCAATTAATAAATCACACTCGGTCACGGCAAAATTAGCGTAGGCGGTGCCGTGCATTCCTAACATTCCCACCGAGAGGGGATGATGTTCATCAAAAGCACCGATACCCATTAAGGTGGTGGTGACGGGTAACTGAAAACGCTCGGCAAACTCGGCAATTTGGGCGTGGGCATTCGCTGCGATCGCACCCCCGCCAACGTACAGTAAAGGTTTTTCGGCGGTTTCCAAGAGGTGTAAAGCGGCCTCGATTTGACGGCGATTGCCCTTAACCGTGGGACGATAGCCGCTTAGTTTCACATCTCCCGGTTCGACGGGGATATAATCGCAGGGTTCTAAACCGACATCTTTGGGAATATCGACTAAAACCGGCCCCGGTCGTCCTGTACTGGCGATATGGAAGGCTTCAGCGACGATTCTCGCTACTTCCCGGGCGTTTCTAGCCACATAGGAATGTTTAACAATCGGGAGAGTAATACCATAAATATCGGTTTCTTGGAAAGCATCGGAACCGATGGCCGCCCGGCTCACCTGACCGGTGATAATCACCATCGGGATGGAGTCCATGTGTGCGTTAGCGATGCCTGTCACCAAATTGGTCGCCCCGGGGCCGGAAGTACCGAAACAGACCCCCACTTTGCCGGTGGCCCTAGCGTAGGCATCGGCGGCATGGGCGGCCGCTTGTTCGTGGCGCACTAAAATATGTTGTAATTCTCCCCGCTCTTCAAAGCGGTAGAGTTCGTCATAGATGGGCAGGATCGCACCTCCGGGATAACCGAAGATGTGCTTAACGCCATGACGTTTGAGACTGTCCATCAAGGCATAAGCCCCAGAACAACGCTGGGGAACCGTTGTTAAAGAGTCATTGGGCTTGGGAAGTGATGAAACCACAGGGCAAACCGTCCAATTTCTAACTAGAGGGATAATTGCAATTCTGTTGCCTAGTATGCAACTTGAAAAATAGCAAAATTGATAACCTTATACTTTTAGTGTATTCCATCTCACCTTTTTGGCTGCAGTTTTTTTTCTTTTTGCATCTTACCTATGCAATATCTGGGGAAGTGGGAAGTGGGGTGTGGGGTGTGGGGTGTGGGGTGTGGGGTGTGGGGAAGTGGGGAAGTGGGGTGTGGGGTGTGGGGTGTGGGGTGTGGGGAAGTGGGGAAGTGGGGAAGTGGGGAAGTGGGGAAGTGGGGAAGTGGGGAAGTGGGGATAAGATGATAAATATTGGTGATTTTACCTGATCTTGACTTGGCCCAGGAGTTTTATGAATAGTCTTTTGATTGCGGCTACGGATACCGATGCGGGTAAAACCGTTGTCACCACTGGTTTAGTGGCTTATTGGCAAAAATACTATCCATCCAAGGCCTTGGGGCTGATGAAATTAATGCAAACGGGTCAAGGCGATCGAGAATGGTATGAGGGTTTATTTCAGGGTCAATTAGAAATGATCACACCGCTGCAATATCAAGCACCCTTAGCGCCTCCTGTGGCTGCTGATTTGGAAGGTCGAGATATTCCTTTAGGGACAGTGTGGCAAGCTCTGCTGAACCTACAAAAAAGCCAAGATTTAGTTTTAATTGAGGGTTTAGGGGGTTTAGGTTGTCCTGTCACCCACGAGCTAACTTTGGCGGATTTAGCGGCTCAATGGCGGTTAAAAACCCTTTTGGTGGTGCCAGTGAAATTGGGGGCGATTTCCCAAACGGTGGCTAATATTGCCCTAGCAGAGCAGAAAAAGGTCAATTTGGGCGGAATTATCCTTAATTGTCTCGAACCGCGCACGGAGACGGAAATAGAGCAGTTAACACCGATCGATTTAATTCAATCCTTGACTAATTGTCCGGTTTTAGGTGTTTTTCCCTTTATCGAAGATCGTCGGGATTTGGATAAATTGGCCTCGGTGGTAGCTAGTTGGCCAGAAATTAAGCTGTCAAGCATTGAAATTGCTTGTTGAGATGAGGCAAAAGGCACAAGGCAAAAGGCAAAGCTGATTCCCAGCATCTTTCAATTTGACAACACCCATTGTAGGGCTAATTCATGAATTAGCCCTACAGGACATCGGGGGGGTAAGGGTAGGGTTAATTCATAGTAGGGTTGATTCATAGTAGGGTTGATTCATCGTAGGGTTAATTCATAGTAGGGTTGATTCATGAATCAACCCTACAGGACATCGGGGGGGTAAGGGAATAAATTAGGGGAAGTCCAGATATTCTTGTTCTGTTAGGGCAAATTCTGGATCAATGATTTTTACCTCATTATAGGTGAGTTGATAGAGTTTGTAAACTAAGTGATCAATCTGCTTTTCTAATTCGCTTGTGTCAGCGTTAGGATCGTCTTTTTTTAGCATCAAGACATTTTTTCACAAGTTTTTCTATTGCTGTACGTTGTGATTCAGTTGCATTAATAATAGGAATTTGTGAGACATATTGAGCGATAAACCTCAAAAAACCCCCACGAATTTGAGGACTAATTGAATTATAAACCCAAAAAATTAATTGACTATTAAGCATCCCTAAAATCCATAATTCTTTTGTTGGCAACAAGTATAAAGTATTACTTAAGTGTAAATTATCTAAGTCATAGCTAAATTCTGCTTTTTGAGCGATATCTGGATAAATAATTTTAGGTTGTTCAAATTCTTGCCAGTAAATGCAAGACCGGAGTTCCCAAAAAAAGCGACCTTGATCACATCTTTTTATTAGTGATTTCCTAAATTGAGAAAAATGCTTGTAAATTGCAGGATAGGTTTCATCGAAAATTTTCTCAGCTTCTTGTTCGCTTAACTTAGACCAAGGATGTTCTTTATTTTCAGAGGATTCTATTTTAATTAAATACTGCTCTGCAAAATCAACACACCATCTTTTAACATCACGACCGCGCAGAAAAGGTTTAATCACTTCAGCAGAGGAAGGATGCTCATTAATTAATCTGTCACGGGTTGCGCGATCAATTACAAAAGCTTCATTAAATCCTGTCTTAATTCCATAGTAAAATCTACCTTCCACATATTCACCCAAAGGCTGACCCGCATTACGCAACTTAGCTAATAAATCCAAAATTTGCGAAGACTCTAAACGCCAACCATCAGGCTTTAAATTTTCTTGAGCAATTATTAACCCATCTTGCTCTAATACCGTTGCAAACTGTGCAATATCTTGTTTTTTCGTTTCATCCCAGGATAAAGCTTGTAATTGATTATTTTCAGATTTATTTTTGCTTAAAGTGATAATACTTGGATAAGCTATCGCCTCTTCAAAAACAGGGAAATCACCAAAATCAATTAAATTGTAAATTGTGGTTGAATCTCCCAGAAGTTGACGCAACTTTTCACCATAACCTGCGCGAAAATATTTATTAGAGGAAATATAAGTTAAATGACCTTTAGGCTTTAACAGGTTTAAACCCAACTCATAAAAATAAACAAACAAATCAGCAACACCCGTATAACATTGATAAGATTCTTGTAAAGTTGGTTTTAATTCCTTAATTTCTTCCTGACGAATATAAGGAGGATTCCCAATGACAACATCAAACCCGACAAAATCCCCGTTATCATTCAACACTTCAGGAAACTCAAACCGCCATTCTAAAGCATTATTATACAGCTTACCGCTTTCAATATCTGCAATTTCAGCAGTTAGCTTATCAATCTCATTATTTAACTTAGTTACTTTTTTCTCCCGCGCTTTTTGCTCCGTCTTAGTCTCCTCAAACAATAAACCCTGATTTTCCAGATTATAAAGTTCCCCTTGTAATTGACGTAACTTCACTTTCTTAGGATCACTAATTAATAAATTAGCACTAAACCCAGCCTTAATCTTAGCAATCAGCGTTTCCATCTCCCGCTTTTGTTCCTTATTTTCCGCATTGCGATAAGTCTGTACCGCATTGCGATATTCCTCAATACTAAACTTCTGCTTCTGTAAAACCTGTTTAACATCCACATCCAAAGCAAAGCGACTAATCAAAGAATTACCACACTTGATATTAATATCAATATTTGGCAAAGTTTCTAAATTGCCATCCTCGCGATAATAAGCATTTTTTAAAAGCTCAATCCATAACCGCAACTGACAAATCGTCACCGAATTAGGATTAATATCCACCCCAAATAAACACCCTTCAATAATCGTCTGTTTCTCATGAAATAAGGCTTGCTGTACCCGTTGCTTTTCTTTATTATTCGGATGATAAGCAAATAAAGTCCCCTCATCATCGTAAACCAATAACTTATCGTTTCGTACCTCTACCCGATAATCTTTTAGCGACTTACCCGAACTATCTAATAAAACCCGTAACTCACTCTTAATCGCAATTATCTCATTCAAAGCGGAAACCAAAAAAT
This Microcystis wesenbergii NRERC-220 DNA region includes the following protein-coding sequences:
- a CDS encoding molybdenum cofactor biosynthesis protein MoaE; the protein is MTPNSFRISFAPLSLQEVYQLADDGANGAIVLMSGTVREQTDGKPVIYLDYQAYEPMAIEVFRQIAGQIRQTWPDTNRVVIHHRTGKLQIGDISVLVAVGCPHRGEAFAACRYAIDTLKHNAPIWKKEYWSDGSSQWVSIGACETEC
- the bioD gene encoding dethiobiotin synthase; amino-acid sequence: MNSLLIAATDTDAGKTVVTTGLVAYWQKYYPSKALGLMKLMQTGQGDREWYEGLFQGQLEMITPLQYQAPLAPPVAADLEGRDIPLGTVWQALLNLQKSQDLVLIEGLGGLGCPVTHELTLADLAAQWRLKTLLVVPVKLGAISQTVANIALAEQKKVNLGGIILNCLEPRTETEIEQLTPIDLIQSLTNCPVLGVFPFIEDRRDLDKLASVVASWPEIKLSSIEIAC
- the serA gene encoding phosphoglycerate dehydrogenase, with the protein product MAKVLVSDSIDPVGVEILSQVAQVDVKTGLSAEEIIQIIPEYDALMLRSSTRVTKEIVEAGSKLQIIGRAGVGVDNIDVPAATRQGIIVVNSPEGNTIAAAEHALAMMLSLSRHIPDANQSVKANKWERNRFIGTEVYKKNLGVVGLGKIGSHVATVARSLGMKILAYDPFISKERADQLGCTLVDLELLFAESDFITLHVPKTPETQHLIGRETIAKMKPTVRIINCSRGGIIDELALIEALESGRIAGAALDVFEQEPLGESRLRELSNVILTPHLGASTTEAQVGVAIDVAEQIRDVLLGLPARSAVNIPGLTPDVMEKLRPYLQLAETMGNLVSQLAGGRCDSLNVRLQGELATKDSQPLVVAAIKGLLSQALRERVNYVNAAIEAKERGIRVIETRDASTRDYSGSIHLEANGSMGTHSVTGALLSNGEIRITDLDEFPINVPPSNHMLFTLHQDMPGIIGKIGALLGSFNVNIASMQVGRKIIRGDAVMALSLDDPLPEGLLSEITKVPGIRDAYTVKL
- the ilvB gene encoding biosynthetic-type acetolactate synthase large subunit; translated protein: MVSSLPKPNDSLTTVPQRCSGAYALMDSLKRHGVKHIFGYPGGAILPIYDELYRFEERGELQHILVRHEQAAAHAADAYARATGKVGVCFGTSGPGATNLVTGIANAHMDSIPMVIITGQVSRAAIGSDAFQETDIYGITLPIVKHSYVARNAREVARIVAEAFHIASTGRPGPVLVDIPKDVGLEPCDYIPVEPGDVKLSGYRPTVKGNRRQIEAALHLLETAEKPLLYVGGGAIAANAHAQIAEFAERFQLPVTTTLMGIGAFDEHHPLSVGMLGMHGTAYANFAVTECDLLIAVGARFDDRVTGKLDEFASKAKVIHVDIDPAEVGKNRAPDVPIVGDVRVVLEQILQKAREFDYPTNCDRTQAWLAQIDRWRQDYPLQVPRPEGRLSPQEVIVEVGRQAPHAYYTTDVGQHQMWAAQFLKNGPRRWISSAGLGTMGFGLPAAMGAKVAIADEEVICISGDASFQMNLQELGTLTQFNIHAKTIIINNGWQGMVRQWQEAFYGERYSNSNMEVGMPDVELLAQAYGIKGITIRHREELAAKIAEMLAHDGPVLVNAIVTRDENCYPMVAPGQSNARMIGLPKIVTGGCEMLNCPSCGAVNSWNNKFCPECGAKL
- the prmA gene encoding 50S ribosomal protein L11 methyltransferase, whose amino-acid sequence is MSNSWWEITVLCEPSLEETVFWRLENFGCSGTATAKKQSSLEIKAYIPEIKAQLPDLEALSLWLKQDALILGFPEPVSHWQLMDEEDWASSWKQHWQISEIGDRFLICPAWLNPPENNQRLVIKIDPGSAFGTGTHPTTQLCLESLEMRLSSNPENKIIADIGCGSGILAIGAILLGAKKVYAVDTDPLAVNATRSNRYLNRINPENLAINRGSVEELLELIPDGVDGIVCNILAETIIALMPEITRLAKPSTWGILSGILVTQAQTVNDILERHDWTVAALWKRQEWCCLQIRRTVD
- a CDS encoding AOC03_06830 family ribosome hibernation factor, with protein sequence MITRQELKKLQSLTQIPALSILLPTHRTSPDNKQDPILVKNLVDEAKRRLSAEFSKREIEPLFERLDSLVAEIDYPYTLDGLALYIGPDIAKLYNLPFSVQARVVIDKTFATRDLVYGLHREQPYWLLLLSQGSTRLISATGETLEEIRDQNFPLEMTGPGATAPLPFDADTSYLDDRIRRFFQQVDNALGEYIDIDDSSPLIVGGVVRQISFFQEVSQYTSAIVGTLTGNFDKTSLPELIPQVLPIMHSVRQTQKTEALQALDAAVSAQKVISTLGEVWRLAQEGRGKLLLVEKNYHVPAVLSENGDLILVENVGGTEVIDDAVDEIIEAVLAKGGRVALVEEDSLNDYQKIALILRY